Proteins from one Capricornis sumatraensis isolate serow.1 chromosome 2, serow.2, whole genome shotgun sequence genomic window:
- the SPINT1 gene encoding kunitz-type protease inhibitor 1, with translation MAGGRLSRARIPAVAVWLLCALALRGAEAGPPPVTPGLLTADGCLNRFTPGVPDFVLDTDASVRNGATFLRSLTARRGRDCVHACCSSNDCNLALVELQPDGGEDAIVSCFLINCLYEQNFVCKFAPREGFINYLTREVYRSYRELRTQGFRGSRIPKAWDGTDLKVQPQEPLVLKDVETTDWRLLRGDTDIRVERSGPDQVELWGLKEGSYLFQLTAAGSDQPESTSNVTVTVLSPEQTEEYCLAPRKVGRCRGSFPRWYYDPTERICKSFVYGGCLGNKNNYLREEECKLACHNVQGPSAERHHPVCSGSCHSSKFRCGDGCCIDSFLECDDTPDCPDASDEATCEKYTRDFDKLQRIHFPRDKGHCVDLPDTGLCSESIPRWYYNPFTEHCARFTYGGCYGNKNNFEEEEQCLESCHGISKKDVFGLRRESPVVPSTGSVEVAVAVLLGTCIVVVVAILGYCFFKNQKKDFHRHRHPPPSTPTSSKVSTTDDMEHLVYYQTTRPL, from the exons ATGGCCGGGGGCCGCCTCTCCCGGGCCCGCATCCCAGCGGTCGCCGTGTGGCTTCTCTGCGCGCTCGCCCTCCGGGGCGCCGAGGCCGGGCCGCCGCCGGTGACCCCCGGTCTGCTCACGGCCGACGGCTGCCTGAACCGCTTTACCCCCGGGGTGCCTGATTTCGTGCTCGACACGGACGCCTCGGTCAGAAACGGGGCCACCTTCCTGCGCTCCCTCACCGCGCGCCGCGGCCGGGACTGCGTGCACGCCTGCTGCAGCTCCAACGACTGCAATCTGGCGCTGGTGGAATTGCAGCCCGACGGCGGGGAGGACGCCATCGTCTCCTGCTTCCTCATCAACTGCCTCTACGAGCAGAACTTCGTGTGCAAGTTCGCGCCCAGGGAGGGTTTCATCAACTACCTCACGCGGGAGGTTTACCGCTCCTACCGCGAGCTGCGGACCCAGGGTTTTAGAG GGTCCCGGATCCCCAAGGCCTGGGACGGTACAGACTTGAAGGTACAGCCCCAGGAGCCCCTAGTGCTGAAGGATGTGGAGACCACAGACTGGCGTCTGCTGCGGGGTGACACAGACATCAGGGTCGAG AGGAGTGGTCCAGACCAGGTGGAGCTGTGGGGACTCAAAGAAGGCAGCTACCTGTTCCAGCTGACGGCAGCCGGTTCAGACCAGCCAGAGAGCACGTCCAATGTCACAGTCACTGTGCTGTCCCCTGAGCAGACAGAAG AATACTGCCTTGCACCCAGGAAGGTGGGCCGCTGTCGTGGTTCCTTCCCCCGCTGGTACTACGACCCCACAGAACGGATCTGCAAGAGTTTCGTTTATGGAGGTTGCCTGGGCAACAAGAACAACTACCTTCGGGAAGAAGAGTGCAAGCTTGCCTGCCATAATGTGCAAG GTCCCTCAGCAGAAAGGCATCATCCAG TGTGTTCTGGCAGCTGCCACTCCAGCAAGTTCCGCTGCGGTGATGGCTGCTGCATCGACAGCTTCCTGGAGTGTGACGACACTCCCGACTGCCCCGACGCCTCCGATGAGGCCACCTGTGAGAAAT ACACTAGAGACTTCGATAAACTCCAGAGGATCCATTTCCCCAGGGACAAAG GGCACTGCGTAGACCTGCCAGACACGGGCCTCTGCTCAGAGAGCATCCCCCGCTGGTACTACAACCCCTTCACTGAACACTGCGCCCGCTTTACCTATGGCGGTTGTTATGGCAACAAGAACAACTTTGAGGAGGAGGAGCAGTGCCTTGAGTCCTGTCACGGCATCTCCA AGAAGGATGTGTTTGGTCTGCGGCGGGAAAGCCCCGTTGTTCCCAGCACAG GCTCCGTGGAGGTGGCCGTTGCAGTGCTCCTGGGTACCTGCATCGTGGTGGTGGTCGCCATTCTGGGCTACTGCTTCTTCAAGAACCAGAAAAAGGACTTCCACAGACACCGCCACCCCCCACCTTCCACCCCCACCAGCTCCAAGGTCTCCACCACTGATGACATGGAACACCTGGTCTATTACCAAACAACTAGACCCCTCTGA